The following nucleotide sequence is from Kiritimatiellia bacterium.
CAGACCCTGGACCGCCCCCCGGCATGAGCGCCACGGAACATCACGGGCGCGTCGCCCGGCAGGCCTGGCTCTCCATCCTCTTCGTCCTCGCCGGCATCGCCCTGGCGCCGATCCGCATCCGGATCCTGACCCACGTCCTGACCGAAGCCCAGTTCGGCATCTTCAACCTCCTCACGACGACCGCGGCCTCCATCGGTTTCGTCGCGCTGCTCGGCCAGCGCCAGTACCTGATCTACGCCCTGCCCGGCCGAAACGCCCGCGAGCAGGGCGCCTGCTTCACCTCCTCCCTGCTCGTCACCCTGGCGGCGGGAGTGCTCTTCGCGGCCCTTTTCCTCGCAGGCGGCCTGACCATCCCGCTGATGGCGCGAACGTTCCCGCCGGCGCTGATCGCGGTCGGAACCGTGTTCATCGTCCTCTACGCCCTCGCGCAGTTCGGCATGGGTTACCTGCTCGCCGTCGGCGAGGTGGTGCGCTACCGGCTCCAGGTGTTCCTGACGTCGAACCTCTGGCTGCTCGCCGTGGTCCCCTTCGCCCTCTTGGGAGGCCTGTCCCTCGATCGCATCGTGTGGCTCTGGCTGGCCGGGCTCGTGGTGCCGATGCTGTGGCTGGCCGCCTGGACCCGGCGCAGCCTCGGCGAGGGTCTGGGCGCGCCGCCGCGCGGGGCGTTCATCCGGGAATCCGTGAAGTACGGCGTCCCCCTGATCTCCCGCAACGTCGCGAACTCGCTCATGCGCCTCGCGGACCGCTACGTGATCCTGCCCCTGATGGGCGCCGCCTCCGTCGGCGTGTACACGGTGCCGGTCACGCTGGTGGGGTTCGCCGCCGACACGCAGTACTTCCTCGAATTCTTCTTCCCCCACATCT
It contains:
- a CDS encoding lipopolysaccharide biosynthesis protein, producing the protein MSATEHHGRVARQAWLSILFVLAGIALAPIRIRILTHVLTEAQFGIFNLLTTTAASIGFVALLGQRQYLIYALPGRNAREQGACFTSSLLVTLAAGVLFAALFLAGGLTIPLMARTFPPALIAVGTVFIVLYALAQFGMGYLLAVGEVVRYRLQVFLTSNLWLLAVVPFALLGGLSLDRIVWLWLAGLVVPMLWLAAWTRRSLGEGLGAPPRGAFIRESVKYGVPLISRNVANSLMRLADRYVILPLMGAASVGVYTVPVTLVGFAADTQYFLEFFFPHISVRWRANRAAGRPGCSGEASTYFHAALRICFLTTVPMAIGIVLWGDSLVRVLAGSSYAAASSIFLILVPQVILIPVCHFIHFALMLDGRTYLIGYSILGSAALNVLLNILLIPRLGLAGAALAGTLSYFLLVLISLKVGRLWPHLRGSELRLPPLLAAGAAMTAAILLCRWFFRAPTPWEVPAAGVAFLGAGHLLRLWTRDELALAFRRKKKAAEPAP